Genomic window (Rossellomorea aquimaris):
TTAACCAGCTCTCTATAGGACTTACAATAGGGCAATGTAGATATAGCACCTGTTACTATACCTTCCAACAGAGGTCCGTCCCTCTATTCAAAAAAACCACCCCTCCACAAGGAAAGGGTGGTTTTGGTGTTTGTATTAGAAGTTACGTTCGGAAACGTTAATTCTGTTCATGGCACGCTTTAGAGCGAGTTCGGCACGACGGAAGTCTACGTCGTCGCGTTGTGCCTGCATGCGGTCTTCTGCGCGGCCTTTTGCTTCTTTAGCGCGTTGTACATCGATAGCTTCTGCTGTTTCAGCAGACTGTGCTAGAATTGTCACTTGTTCAGGACGTACTTCTAAGAATCCGCCACTGACAGCTACAAGCTCAGTGTTGCCACCTTTTTTCAGGCGAACCGCACCGATTTGTAGTGGAGCAACCATCGGAATGTGTCCAGGTAAGATTCCAAGCTCACCGCTTTGAGCTTTCGTGCTCACCATTTCCACTTCTGAATCGTACACTGGGCCATCGGGAGTGACAATATTGACTTTTAATGTCTTCATTTTCTTCCCTCCTGGTCCCTAATTATACCTCTACGCCCATTTCTTTAGCTGCTGCTAATACATCCTCAATCGGACCTACTAGACGGAACGCATCTTCAGGAATGTGATCGTATTTACCGTCAAGGATATCTTTGAATCCTTTAACAGTGTCTTTCACTTCAACGTAAGAACCTTTTTGTCCAGTGAACTGTTCTGCAACGTGGAAGTTTTGAGATAAGAAGAATTGTACACGACGAGCGCGGTGTACCGTCAGCTTATCATCATCAGAAAGCTCATCCATACCAAGGATCGCAATGATATCTTGAAGTTCTTTATAACGCTGTAATGTTTGTTGAACATTACGAGCGATGCTGTAGTGTTCTTCTCCTACAATTTCCGGAGAAAGAGCACGTGAAGTCGATGCTAATGGATCTACCGCAGGATAGATACCCATCTCAGAAAGCTTACGCTCAAGGTTCGTTGTTGCATCCAAGTGAGCGAAAGTTGTAGCAGGAGCCGGATCCGTGTAGTCATCGGCAGGTACATAGATCGCTTGGATCGATGTTACAGAACCTACGTTAGTTGACGTGATACGCTCTTGCAATTGACCCATTTCAGTAGCAAGTGTCGGCTGGTAACCAACGGCTGATGGCATACGGCCTAGTAGGGCAGAAACCTCTGAACCTGCTTGCGTGAAACGGAAGATGTTATCAATGAACAGAAGTACGTCTTGACCTTGCTCATCACGGAAGTATTCTGCCATTGTAAGACCCGTCAAGGCAACACGCATACGCGCACCTGGCGGCTCGTTCATTTGTCCGAATACCATCGCTGTTTTCTTGATAACGCCAGAGTCGCTCATCTCGTGGTAAAGGTCATTACCTTCACGAGTACGCTCTCCAACACCGGCGAATACAGAGATACCGCCGTGCTCTTGAGCGATGTTGTTGATAAGCTCCTGGATTAATACGGTTTTACCAACACCGGCACCACCGAATAGACCGATCTTACCACCCTTGATGTAAGGAGCAAGTAAGTCTACTACTTTAATACCTGTTTCCAGAATCTCAACTTCTGTTGAAAGCTGATCAAATGTAGGTGCTTGTCTATGAATTGGATCACGACGGATACCTGCTGCAAGAGGCTCGTCTAAATCGATTGATTCACCTAGAACGTTGAATACACGACCTAATGTGATATCCCCTACTGGTACAGAGATTGGTGCTCCTGTATCAAGCACGTCAGCTCCACGTTGTAAACCATCTGTGGAAGCCATCGCGATTGTACGTACAGAATCATCACCTAGGTGAAGGGCAACCTCTAATGTAAGTTCAGCTCTATCTGCAATTTGGACCTTTAATGAGTTGTAGATATCAGGAAGTTGGCCATTAGCGAACTTGACATCGACAACTGGACCCATTACTTGAAGAACGTGTCCTTTGTTCATCTCTTTCCCTCCTAACTAGCTTTTGACGACAAAACTATGTTGTAATCCGGCTGAACCGGAATGTCATTTCTATTCGAGTGCTGCTGCCCCGCCGACGATTTCCGTGATTTCTTGGGTAATCGCTGCTTGACGCGCACGGTTATAAGAAAGTGTAAGGTTATTAATAATATCTTTCGCATTGTCTGTTGCGCTTCTCATTGCTGTCATACGGGCCGCGTGCTCACTGGCTTTACCATCAAGTAACGCTCCGTAAATCAAGCTCTCAGCATATTGAGGAAGCAACACTTCCAATATTTCTTCAGCATTAGGCTCAAACTCATAAGAAGTTAAGTTCGATGAAGAAGAATCAAGCTCCGTTAAAGGAAGAACCTTCTTCTCGGTAACATCTTGTTGAATGGCACTGACATAGTGGTTGTAGTACATGTAAAGTTCATCATAAGCACCATCAGAGAACATGCTGACTGCCTTGTTGGCAATGTCTTTAATGTCTGCAAAGTTTGGTTGATCTGGTAGCCCTACAATACCTTCCACTACATTATCGCCTCGTTTTTGGAAGAAGTCCCTTCCAATACGACCTAACGCAATAATGGCGTATTCATCTTGTGAGCTGTGACGCTCTTTAATCGCATTACTTACAGCACGAATGACGCTCGAGTTATAAGCCCCCGCCAAACCGCGGTCAGATGTAATGACCAAGTAGCCGGTTTTTTTTACGGGGCGGGAGACTAGCATCGGATGCGTTACATCTGTGCTACCAAGGGAAATGGAAGCAACGACTTCCTGAATTTTCTCCATGTATGGGACGAAGGCTTTCGCATTCGATTCAGCACGGTTCAATTTAGAGGCAGAGACCATTTCCATTGCTTTCGTAATTTGACTGGTTTTCTTCGTAGATGTAATACGAGTTTTTATGTCGCGTAACGATGCCACTGGTTCTCACCACCCTTTTAAAATGTTAGTCATATTCACTAGAACCAACTAAATAATAGAATAATCAGCCGGTGTCATCAGAATGAACACCGACATCCTATAAAATTACTCAGACTTTACAAATGTCTTCTTGAATTCGTTGATCGCAGCGACCATTGCATCGTCTTCAGGAAGACCTTTTGTTGTGCGGATATGGTCTAACAGTTCTGTATGGTTGTGATCTAACCAGCTTAGGAATTCACCTTCGAAACGACGAATATCTGTTACTGGAATATCATCTAAATGACCTTTTGTTAATGAATAGAAGATCATAACTTGTTTTTCAACATTAAGTGGTTTGTTAAGATCCTGCTTCAGTACTTCAACAGTACGGGCTCCACGGTTCAGTTTCGCTTGTGTCGCTTTATCAAGATCTGATCCGAACTGAGCAAATGCTTCAAGTTCACGGTATGCCGCTAAGTCTAGACGCAGTGTACCGGAAACCTTCTTCATCGCTTTGATTTGTGCGGATCCACCAACACGTGATACGGAAAGACCTGCATTGATCGCCGGACGAACACCGGAGAAGAATAGGTCAGATTGTAAGAAAATCTGTCCGTCAGTGATGGAGATAACGTTTGTTGGAATATAAGCGGAGATATCTCCTGCTTGTGTTTCAACGAATGGTAATGCTGTGATGGAACCTCCACCTTTTGCATCACTTAATTTCGCTGCACGCTCAAGTAAACGAGAGTGTAAGTAGAATACGTCACCAGGGAATGCTTCACGGCCTGGAGGACGACGTAATAATAATGAAAGCTCGCGGTAAGCAGATGCTTGCTTAGAAAGATCATCATATACAACAAGAACGTGCTTGCCGCTATGCATGAATTCTTCACCCATTGTGATACCAGCGTATGGTGCTAAGAATAGCATTGGAGCTGGTGAAGCAGCTGATGCCGTTACAACGATTGTGTAATCAAGGGCACCGTGCTTACGAAGCGTTTCAACTGCATTACGTACAGTTGATTCTTTTTGTCCGATCGCAACATAGATACAGATCATGTCTTGATCTTTTTGATTTAAGATCGAATCGATCGCAACAGATGTTTTACCTGTTTGACGGTCTCCGATGATTAACTCACGTTGACCACGACCGATTGGAACTAGAGCGTCGATCGCTTTGATACCAGTTTGAAGTGGCTCGTGTACGGATTTACGATCCATTACACCAGGTGCTCCACCTTCAATTGGACGTGTTTTCGTTGTCGCAATTGGACCTAATCCATCAACTGGTTGTCCAAGTGAGTTTACAACACGACCTACTAATTCCTGTCCTACTGGAACTTCCATGATACGTCCAGTACGACGAACCTCATCGCCTTCACGAATGTCTTTAAATGGTCCGAGAATGATGATACCTACGTTGTTTTCCTCTAAGTTCTGCGCCATACCCATGACACCGTTAGAAAATTCAACAAGCTCTCCAGCCATGACATTGTCGAGGCCATGAGCACGAGCGATACCGTCACCGATTTGGATAACTGTACCTACATCGCTTACTTTCATCTCAGACTGATAGTTTTCAATTTGCTTTTTTATCAGCGCGCTGATTTCTTCCGCCTTGATGCTCATGAATTTCACCCCTCATTTATACGAAAGTTAACGAACAAGTTCACGCTCAAGACGATCCAACTTGCCAGCAAGTGTTCCGTCATAAATACGGTTGCCGATACGGACCTTAAGTCCGCCAAGTATGTTCTCGTCTATCACATTCTCAATTCTTAATGATTGTTTACCAATTTTCTTAGCAAAAGAAGCTGAGATTGCTGTCTTCTCATCCTCTGTTAAAGCACGTACGGAGTACACCTTTGCTTCTGCAATTCCTCTAGCTTCATTAGATAGCTCGATGAATGCATCGACAACGCCCACTACCTGATCTTCACGATGACGATCAGTCATAAGAAGCAGTGTATTCAATACTGGTACTGAAACGCTTGAGAACGCTTCTTTCAACATGTCTTTCTTCTTATCCGTCGAAAACTTCGGATTTTCCAAAAGAATGCTTAATTCTTTATTTTGGATAAAAACGGATTTCACTGCACGAAGCTCTTGTTCAATCGCTTCTAATTGATTGTGTTCTTTGGCAATACTAAAAAGAGCTAACGCATAGCGTTTTGCGACTGTAGAGTAGCTCATCGCTCTTCTCCTGCCTCTTTAATATAATCGTTGATCAGCTTCTGTTGATCTTGAACAGAAAGTTCTTTTTCAATCACTTTCGATGCAATCAGAACAGATAGTGAAGCAACCTGCTCGCGTAATGCTGCCATCGCTTGTTCTTTCTGCGTCTCGATTTCACGCTTCGCAGATTCTTTCAAGCGCTCAGACTCCTGACGAGCGGCAATGATGATTTGTTCACGTTGCTCATCGCCTTGCTTTTTAGAGTTCTCGATCATCGCTTGCGCTTCTTGACGAGCCTCTTTTAAAAGTTGACGCTGTTCTTCCAAGCTCTTATTTGCTTCTAGACGGCTTTGTTCAGCCGCTTCTATTTCGCCTGCAATGTGATTCTCACGCTCTTGCATGATGCCCATCAAAGGACCCCAAGCAAACTTCTTCAATAACGCAAGAAGGATAAGGAACATAGCAAGCTGGAATACGATATCTCCACCTGTAAAGCCGCCACCAGCTCCAAGGACAAATGCGTTTGTAAGCACGCGGTTTCACTCCCTTCAAGAGTCAATGCCTTCCATAAAGAAAGCTGTACAATATCGGCAATTGCCGTATCATTCATAGTCACATGTTCATAAGTACTAAACATAAAGGAATGGCGAAGGTTCTTATCGAATGATCTTCGCCATCTTGAACTTTAAACTGCTATTATTGACCCATTACGATGAATGCGATAACTACTGCGATGATAGGAATCGCCTCTACTAACGCAACCCCGATGAACATTGTAGTTTGAAGCATTCCACGAGCTTCCGGTTGACGAGCCATACCTTCTACCGTACGTGAAACAATAAGACCGTTACCAATACCTGCACCTAGTGCTGCTAAACCGATTGCAATTGCTGCTGCTAAAAGACCCATTCTGAATTTCCTCCTTTAAATGTATGAAAAAATGTTTTGAGTAGTTTTGTTCAATTTTGAACAGGGTATATATTAATGGTCCAGGCTGACTTTGTGAGCCATATAAACCATCGTTAACATAACAAAAATAAATGATTGGATTGCGCCGACAAAGATTGAGAATGCTTGCCATACAATCGTTGGGATAATGGCACCCAGTAATCCGGCTGCTCCCATATGTGCGAGGCTTCCTACCAGTAGTGTAAGCAGGATTTCCCCAGCGTAGATGTTACCGTAAAGACGAAGACCAAGCGTTAGTGTGTTGGCAAATTCTTCAATGATCTTCAGCGGGAATAAGAACGACATAGGTCTGAAGAAGTCTTTACCGTATTCACCGAAGCCTTTCATCTTGATTGCATAATAGTGCGTTAACACAACGACCATAACTGCCAGGGTCATAGTGATAACTGGATCCGCTGTTGGTGACTTCCACCATAATTCGTGGTCAATGACTACCGAGAACGGAAGCCCTAACATGTTCGAAACGAAAATGTACATGAGTAAAGTAAGTCCAAGGAGATGGAAACGACCACCTGTTTTCCAATCCATATTACTTTTTACGATATTTTTGACAAAGTCCATGACCCACTCCATAAAGTTTTGCACTCCTGTTGGTTTCATGGCCAGTCTACGAGTTGACAGAACGGCGATTAGGAAAACAACGGCACTTGCCACTGTGATCATCAGTACGTTTGCCAGGTTAAAAGTTAACCCTAGAAACTCGGCTGTAGGATTTTCATGATGCAATGAAATTCACCTCTCTTCCCCGCTATTTATGAGCTAAAAGCTGCTGAATAAAATAATCTATCATAATGACAAGGTAAATTGTCATTAATCCCATAATGACGCTCAGGAGATGAAAGTGCTCAGGGTATTCCGTTGCAATAATGACTGCAAAGGCCGCACCTGCCATCCTTGAGAAGGTTCCTAATGATCGAACCTTTTGACCAGATTCTACTGCATCACCGAATCGCACGGTCCTCCTCATGATCAGCCAGTGACTAAACAGACTGATGCCTGTCCCCAAAATAAGCCCAAGGAAAATAGACTGATAGGAAGTAAAACCCCAACCGAGGACGTAAAGGGAAAGGAGGAAAAATATGTACTTACGATGCCTGTTAAACAATTGCTGAAGTTCTGGCATACATTAATCTCCCGAATTGAAATGTTGGACTGTACGGAGCATGGTGTAGATTCCTGTTGCGAGCCCAAGGAGTAGTCCAATAATTAAGAAAAGTGGTGTGGTGCTCCATATTCCATCTAACCATCTCCCGCCGAAGATCCCTATTAAAATAGAACCAACAAGCTGGGAAAGAATAGCAGAATACAAGACCATCGATTGATACGGGCGCCGATCATTTTGACGCATTTTATTCATCTCCACACATGTGATTTAGTGGAAAATCGTTCACACTGTACAAATGATGAAAAACCGTTTCCATACGGGTTCAACCCTTGTGAAAACCTTATCATTTGATACCCTTTGTAAGCATACAATAGGGTATTATCTATGTCAATGAGTTCAAGTTAAAAAGTTCACAACCTATCCACGCGTTTCCAGATTGTTCACATTTTTAACACATTTACAGAAAAGCGGAGGCGGGTTGGTCTCGCCCATCCATAGATTCTACCTTCACATTCCCCTCCATTATATAGAAAATTCTTTTTATGAGTAACCCTTGAATTTAATGTAAATACTTCCAGTCCTTATATATTAACGTGACAAAGGTCCGTCCCTCGCCAGTTTGGAACTGGCGAGGGACGGACCTTGAGGTCATTTGTTTATTCGTTCGGATCGAAGGATTTAGGACGTTCATCCAGGTGACCGAAATGGTATCGAATAGCTTGGGTGATTCGGTAAGACGCTTGTCCATCTCCATATGGATTTGTTGCTTTTGACATCTTGTGGTGGGCTTCTGAATCAGTCAACAGCTCTTTAGCAAGCTTGTAAATGTTTTCTTCTTCGTTTCCTGCAAGCTTCAGCGTTCCTGCTTCAATTCCTTCAGGACGCTCAGTTGTATCACGCAGGACAAGAACAGGGACCCCTAATGAAGGAGCCTCTTCTTGAACACCACCTGAATCCGTTAAGATCAGGTGTGCTCTGGATGCAAAGTTATGGAAATCGATCACATCCAGTGGCTCAATCAGGTGAATTCGCTTGTCATCTCCCAACACTTCATCCGCTACTTCACGAACAGCAGGATTTAAGTGTACTGGATATACAACTTGAATATCATCGTGCTCTTCTACTAATCGCTTAATTGCACTGAACATGTTTCTCATAGGTTGTCCAATATTTTCACGACGGTGAGCAGTCAACAAGACTAATCTGTCGTCCCCGACCTTCTCCAATACATCGTGATGGTACTC
Coding sequences:
- a CDS encoding F0F1 ATP synthase subunit epsilon — translated: MKTLKVNIVTPDGPVYDSEVEMVSTKAQSGELGILPGHIPMVAPLQIGAVRLKKGGNTELVAVSGGFLEVRPEQVTILAQSAETAEAIDVQRAKEAKGRAEDRMQAQRDDVDFRRAELALKRAMNRINVSERNF
- the atpD gene encoding F0F1 ATP synthase subunit beta → MNKGHVLQVMGPVVDVKFANGQLPDIYNSLKVQIADRAELTLEVALHLGDDSVRTIAMASTDGLQRGADVLDTGAPISVPVGDITLGRVFNVLGESIDLDEPLAAGIRRDPIHRQAPTFDQLSTEVEILETGIKVVDLLAPYIKGGKIGLFGGAGVGKTVLIQELINNIAQEHGGISVFAGVGERTREGNDLYHEMSDSGVIKKTAMVFGQMNEPPGARMRVALTGLTMAEYFRDEQGQDVLLFIDNIFRFTQAGSEVSALLGRMPSAVGYQPTLATEMGQLQERITSTNVGSVTSIQAIYVPADDYTDPAPATTFAHLDATTNLERKLSEMGIYPAVDPLASTSRALSPEIVGEEHYSIARNVQQTLQRYKELQDIIAILGMDELSDDDKLTVHRARRVQFFLSQNFHVAEQFTGQKGSYVEVKDTVKGFKDILDGKYDHIPEDAFRLVGPIEDVLAAAKEMGVEV
- a CDS encoding F0F1 ATP synthase subunit gamma; the encoded protein is MASLRDIKTRITSTKKTSQITKAMEMVSASKLNRAESNAKAFVPYMEKIQEVVASISLGSTDVTHPMLVSRPVKKTGYLVITSDRGLAGAYNSSVIRAVSNAIKERHSSQDEYAIIALGRIGRDFFQKRGDNVVEGIVGLPDQPNFADIKDIANKAVSMFSDGAYDELYMYYNHYVSAIQQDVTEKKVLPLTELDSSSSNLTSYEFEPNAEEILEVLLPQYAESLIYGALLDGKASEHAARMTAMRSATDNAKDIINNLTLSYNRARQAAITQEITEIVGGAAALE
- the atpA gene encoding F0F1 ATP synthase subunit alpha: MSIKAEEISALIKKQIENYQSEMKVSDVGTVIQIGDGIARAHGLDNVMAGELVEFSNGVMGMAQNLEENNVGIIILGPFKDIREGDEVRRTGRIMEVPVGQELVGRVVNSLGQPVDGLGPIATTKTRPIEGGAPGVMDRKSVHEPLQTGIKAIDALVPIGRGQRELIIGDRQTGKTSVAIDSILNQKDQDMICIYVAIGQKESTVRNAVETLRKHGALDYTIVVTASAASPAPMLFLAPYAGITMGEEFMHSGKHVLVVYDDLSKQASAYRELSLLLRRPPGREAFPGDVFYLHSRLLERAAKLSDAKGGGSITALPFVETQAGDISAYIPTNVISITDGQIFLQSDLFFSGVRPAINAGLSVSRVGGSAQIKAMKKVSGTLRLDLAAYRELEAFAQFGSDLDKATQAKLNRGARTVEVLKQDLNKPLNVEKQVMIFYSLTKGHLDDIPVTDIRRFEGEFLSWLDHNHTELLDHIRTTKGLPEDDAMVAAINEFKKTFVKSE
- a CDS encoding F0F1 ATP synthase subunit delta, translated to MSYSTVAKRYALALFSIAKEHNQLEAIEQELRAVKSVFIQNKELSILLENPKFSTDKKKDMLKEAFSSVSVPVLNTLLLMTDRHREDQVVGVVDAFIELSNEARGIAEAKVYSVRALTEDEKTAISASFAKKIGKQSLRIENVIDENILGGLKVRIGNRIYDGTLAGKLDRLERELVR
- a CDS encoding F0F1 ATP synthase subunit B, giving the protein MLTNAFVLGAGGGFTGGDIVFQLAMFLILLALLKKFAWGPLMGIMQERENHIAGEIEAAEQSRLEANKSLEEQRQLLKEARQEAQAMIENSKKQGDEQREQIIIAARQESERLKESAKREIETQKEQAMAALREQVASLSVLIASKVIEKELSVQDQQKLINDYIKEAGEER
- the atpE gene encoding F0F1 ATP synthase subunit C, yielding MGLLAAAIAIGLAALGAGIGNGLIVSRTVEGMARQPEARGMLQTTMFIGVALVEAIPIIAVVIAFIVMGQ
- the atpB gene encoding F0F1 ATP synthase subunit A; the encoded protein is MHHENPTAEFLGLTFNLANVLMITVASAVVFLIAVLSTRRLAMKPTGVQNFMEWVMDFVKNIVKSNMDWKTGGRFHLLGLTLLMYIFVSNMLGLPFSVVIDHELWWKSPTADPVITMTLAVMVVVLTHYYAIKMKGFGEYGKDFFRPMSFLFPLKIIEEFANTLTLGLRLYGNIYAGEILLTLLVGSLAHMGAAGLLGAIIPTIVWQAFSIFVGAIQSFIFVMLTMVYMAHKVSLDH
- a CDS encoding ATP synthase subunit I, which encodes MPELQQLFNRHRKYIFFLLSLYVLGWGFTSYQSIFLGLILGTGISLFSHWLIMRRTVRFGDAVESGQKVRSLGTFSRMAGAAFAVIIATEYPEHFHLLSVIMGLMTIYLVIMIDYFIQQLLAHK
- a CDS encoding AtpZ/AtpI family protein, producing MRQNDRRPYQSMVLYSAILSQLVGSILIGIFGGRWLDGIWSTTPLFLIIGLLLGLATGIYTMLRTVQHFNSGD
- the wecB gene encoding UDP-N-acetylglucosamine 2-epimerase (non-hydrolyzing), which translates into the protein MTNPIKVMTIFGTRPEAIKMAPLVLELKKYPESFDTIVTVTAQHREMLDQVLNIFDITPDYDLNIMKDRQTLIDVTTRGLEGLDKVMKEAKPDIVLVHGDTTTTFVASLAAFYNQISVGHVEAGLRTWNKYSPFPEEMNRQLTGVMADLHFAPTEKSSQNLLNESKKEEGIFITGNTAIDALKTTVKDEYHHDVLEKVGDDRLVLLTAHRRENIGQPMRNMFSAIKRLVEEHDDIQVVYPVHLNPAVREVADEVLGDDKRIHLIEPLDVIDFHNFASRAHLILTDSGGVQEEAPSLGVPVLVLRDTTERPEGIEAGTLKLAGNEEENIYKLAKELLTDSEAHHKMSKATNPYGDGQASYRITQAIRYHFGHLDERPKSFDPNE